In Marixanthomonas ophiurae, one genomic interval encodes:
- the lpxA gene encoding acyl-ACP--UDP-N-acetylglucosamine O-acyltransferase: MNQPLAYVHPGAKIAKNVVIEPFTTIHNNVIIGEGTWIGSNVTIMEGARIGKNCNIFPGAVISAVPQDLKFKDEETTAEIGDNTTIREYVTVNRGTIDRGKTVIGKNCLIMAYCHIAHDCIVGNNCIFSNSSTLAGHITIGDYVILAGMTAVHQFCMIGSHAFVTGGSLVRKDVPPYVKGAREPLSYVGINSIGLRRRGYSTEKISEIQSIYRILYQNNYNTTQASEIIEAEMEATPERDEILQFIKNSKRGIMKGYFSNN; this comes from the coding sequence ATGAATCAACCGTTAGCATATGTCCATCCGGGCGCGAAAATTGCCAAAAATGTTGTTATTGAGCCGTTTACAACAATTCATAACAATGTAATAATTGGCGAAGGAACTTGGATAGGATCCAACGTAACAATAATGGAAGGAGCGCGAATAGGAAAAAACTGTAATATTTTTCCAGGTGCTGTAATTTCTGCTGTTCCACAAGACTTAAAGTTTAAAGACGAAGAAACAACTGCTGAAATTGGGGATAATACGACCATAAGAGAATATGTAACCGTAAATAGAGGTACCATAGATCGTGGTAAGACCGTAATTGGGAAAAATTGCCTTATTATGGCCTATTGTCATATTGCTCATGATTGTATTGTAGGTAATAACTGTATTTTTTCTAATTCAAGTACATTAGCAGGGCATATTACTATTGGCGACTATGTAATACTTGCAGGAATGACAGCAGTACATCAGTTTTGTATGATTGGCAGTCACGCTTTTGTTACTGGTGGATCTTTAGTTCGTAAAGACGTTCCACCGTATGTAAAAGGAGCGCGCGAACCGCTTTCGTATGTAGGTATTAACTCTATTGGATTAAGAAGAAGGGGATATAGCACCGAAAAAATAAGCGAGATTCAAAGTATTTACAGGATACTATATCAAAATAATTATAATACTACGCAGGCTTCAGAAATTATAGAGGCTGAAATGGAAGCTACTCCAGAAAGAGATGAAATCCTTCAGTTTATAAAAAACTCGAAAAGAGGAATTATGAAAGGATATTTCAGTAATAATTAA
- a CDS encoding bifunctional UDP-3-O-[3-hydroxymyristoyl] N-acetylglucosamine deacetylase/3-hydroxyacyl-ACP dehydratase, with protein MIECNTTNQQTIGKETSLKGVGLHTGKEVTITFKPAPEDYGYKFIRIDLEGSPVIEADANYVTNTERGTNLEKMGVKIQTSEHVLAALVGMEVDNCIIELNASEPPIMDGSSKFFVEAIEAAGIVKQEAQREEYVVKEVITFADEETGSEITVIPSDSYQITTMVDFGTKVLGTQNASLQRISDFKDEISNARTFSFLHEIETLLDHGLIKGGDLNNAIVYVDKELSPETMEKLRGAFGKDEISVKPNGILDNLTLHHANEAARHKLLDVIGDLALIGTRIRGKVIANKPGHSVNTQFAKKLSKLIKIEKRNRVPQFDISKEPVKDVNAIMAMLPHRPPFLLVDKILELTDTGVVGLKNVTMNEPFFVGHFPGAPVMPGVLIVEAMAQTGGILALSTVPDPENYLTFFMKINNVKFKRQVNPGDTLIFNLELISPIRRGIVHMKGDAYVNDKLVTEAELMAQIVKTKKD; from the coding sequence ATGATTGAGTGTAACACCACAAATCAGCAAACAATTGGCAAAGAAACTTCTCTTAAAGGAGTTGGTTTGCATACTGGAAAAGAAGTAACCATTACTTTTAAACCTGCACCTGAAGACTATGGATATAAATTTATTCGTATTGACCTTGAGGGAAGCCCTGTTATAGAGGCAGATGCAAATTATGTTACCAATACAGAACGAGGTACTAACTTAGAAAAAATGGGGGTAAAGATACAAACCTCTGAACATGTGCTAGCCGCTTTGGTTGGGATGGAAGTTGACAACTGTATAATTGAGTTAAATGCTTCTGAACCTCCTATTATGGATGGGTCTTCAAAGTTTTTTGTAGAAGCAATTGAAGCAGCTGGAATTGTTAAACAAGAAGCCCAACGAGAAGAATATGTTGTAAAAGAGGTAATAACCTTTGCAGATGAAGAAACAGGCAGTGAAATAACTGTAATCCCATCAGATTCATACCAAATTACCACGATGGTCGATTTTGGAACAAAAGTTTTGGGTACTCAAAATGCTTCATTACAACGTATCTCAGACTTTAAAGATGAAATATCTAATGCTCGTACGTTTAGTTTTCTTCATGAAATTGAAACACTTCTAGATCACGGATTAATTAAAGGAGGAGATTTAAATAATGCAATTGTTTATGTTGACAAGGAGTTGTCTCCTGAAACAATGGAAAAACTTCGTGGTGCCTTCGGAAAGGATGAGATTTCAGTAAAACCTAACGGGATTTTAGATAATCTAACCTTGCACCACGCCAATGAGGCAGCGCGTCATAAATTATTAGATGTCATAGGTGATTTAGCGTTAATTGGTACACGCATTCGCGGAAAAGTAATTGCTAATAAACCGGGGCACTCTGTAAATACTCAATTTGCTAAAAAATTATCAAAACTTATAAAAATTGAAAAACGGAATCGAGTTCCGCAATTCGATATTTCTAAAGAACCGGTAAAAGATGTCAATGCAATTATGGCTATGTTACCACATCGGCCACCATTTTTACTAGTTGATAAAATATTGGAATTGACTGACACTGGCGTTGTAGGCCTAAAAAACGTGACGATGAACGAGCCGTTTTTCGTAGGTCATTTCCCTGGAGCCCCTGTCATGCCAGGTGTTTTAATCGTGGAAGCGATGGCACAAACTGGAGGTATTTTAGCGTTGAGCACGGTTCCAGATCCTGAAAACTATTTGACATTCTTTATGAAAATAAATAATGTAAAGTTTAAGCGTCAGGTAAACCCCGGGGATACGTTAATTTTTAATTTAGAATTAATTTCACCCATTAGAAGAGGAATTGTCCATATGAAAGGAGATGCTTATGTTAATGATAAATTAGTTACCGAAGCAGAATTAATGGCACAGATTGTAAAAACTAAAAAAGACTAA
- the lpxD gene encoding UDP-3-O-(3-hydroxymyristoyl)glucosamine N-acyltransferase, translating into MKFTATQIAGLLEGEIEGNADAEVSKLAKIEEGTEGSLTFLANPKYTSYIYSTQATIAIVNKDFVAENKIDTTLIRVEDAYKAFSKLLEYYNQVKMNKTGIEEPVFVSDSATYGENLYLGAFSYLGDNVKVGANATIYPNVYIGNNVEIGDNVIIFAGAKIYSETVIGNNCVINSGVIVGADGFGFTPDENGEYSKVPQTGNVIIEDNVDLGAGTTIDRATLGATIIRKGVKLDNQIQIAHNVEIGEHTVIAAQSGVAGSTKIGKNCVIGGQVGIVGHITIGNNVRIQAQSGIGRNVKDNEALQGSPALSYGGFNKSYVHFKNLPEIIKRFNTFEKKIDND; encoded by the coding sequence ATGAAATTTACAGCAACACAAATAGCAGGACTTTTAGAAGGTGAAATTGAAGGAAATGCTGATGCAGAAGTGTCAAAACTTGCTAAAATTGAAGAAGGAACCGAAGGGAGCCTTACTTTTTTGGCTAACCCAAAATACACTTCATATATATACTCAACTCAGGCTACCATAGCAATTGTTAACAAAGATTTTGTTGCTGAAAACAAAATTGATACCACTTTAATTCGTGTGGAGGATGCCTACAAAGCATTTTCCAAGTTGTTAGAATATTATAACCAAGTAAAGATGAATAAAACAGGGATAGAAGAACCTGTTTTTGTCTCAGATAGCGCTACGTATGGAGAAAATCTATACTTAGGCGCTTTTTCTTATTTAGGCGATAATGTTAAAGTTGGGGCTAATGCAACCATTTATCCGAATGTTTATATTGGAAATAATGTTGAAATAGGGGATAATGTAATTATTTTCGCCGGTGCTAAAATTTATTCTGAAACTGTTATTGGTAATAATTGTGTTATTAATAGCGGTGTAATTGTTGGTGCAGATGGCTTTGGCTTTACGCCAGATGAAAATGGAGAATATTCAAAAGTACCACAAACCGGAAATGTAATTATTGAAGATAATGTAGATTTGGGTGCTGGCACAACCATAGACCGAGCTACTTTAGGAGCCACTATAATAAGGAAAGGTGTAAAACTAGACAACCAAATACAAATAGCTCATAATGTTGAAATTGGCGAACATACCGTTATAGCAGCCCAATCTGGCGTTGCAGGTTCTACAAAAATTGGTAAAAACTGTGTTATAGGTGGTCAAGTAGGTATTGTTGGCCATATAACTATCGGTAATAATGTGAGAATACAAGCGCAAAGCGGTATTGGACGAAATGTAAAAGATAATGAAGCACTACAAGGTTCACCGGCATTAAGCTATGGCGGGTTTAATAAAAGCTATGTTCATTTTAAAAACCTACCTGAAATAATCAAGCGATTTAATACCTTTGAAAAAAAAATTGACAATGATTGA
- a CDS encoding HD domain-containing protein: MKSRNKLKIVNDPIYGFITIPNTVIFDLIEHPYFQRLRRISQMGMSYLVYPGAHHTRFHHALGAMFLMRKAVQVLRFKGIDISEEEEEAIYIAILLHDIGHGPFSHAMENSIVESVNHEQISLLFMEALNQNFNNRLTLAITIFKDEYDRKFLHQLISSQLDMDRLDYLRRDSFYTGVSEGAVNSERLITMLNVHKDKLVVEEKGIYSVEKFIIARRLMYWQVYLHKTGIVAEQLLLRLLKRAKELTDNGVDLPASNALSFFLQHAITKETFTKEVLNTFAKLDDYDIVSAMKSWVNSEDFILKTLAQMLLDRDLLKIKMKKKPVSSEKLKKKTNKVMLQHNLTEKEAAYFVFTGTIQNQAYRMDKDTINLLTKNGKIKDVAKASDQVNLKALSEKVVKYYLCYPKSDN, encoded by the coding sequence TTGAAATCACGTAACAAACTCAAAATAGTTAACGACCCTATCTACGGTTTTATTACCATTCCCAATACTGTCATTTTCGATTTAATAGAGCATCCATACTTTCAACGGCTGCGCAGAATTTCGCAAATGGGGATGTCATACTTGGTGTATCCGGGAGCACATCATACCCGTTTTCACCATGCTTTGGGTGCTATGTTTTTAATGCGAAAAGCAGTGCAGGTGCTTCGTTTTAAGGGGATTGACATTTCAGAAGAAGAGGAAGAGGCTATTTATATCGCCATTTTATTGCACGATATTGGTCACGGTCCATTCTCACATGCGATGGAAAATAGTATTGTTGAAAGCGTGAATCATGAACAGATTTCGTTGTTATTTATGGAAGCGTTAAACCAAAACTTTAACAACAGATTAACGCTTGCCATCACTATTTTCAAGGATGAATATGACCGAAAATTCTTGCATCAACTTATTTCAAGTCAACTGGATATGGATCGGTTGGATTATTTACGACGGGATAGCTTTTACACAGGAGTTTCAGAAGGCGCTGTAAATTCAGAACGGCTTATCACCATGTTGAATGTGCACAAAGATAAACTGGTAGTAGAGGAGAAGGGGATTTATTCAGTAGAAAAATTTATCATCGCTCGCCGTTTGATGTATTGGCAAGTGTATTTGCATAAAACCGGAATTGTAGCAGAGCAATTGTTATTACGATTATTAAAACGAGCTAAAGAATTAACTGATAACGGAGTTGATCTTCCTGCGAGTAACGCATTATCTTTTTTTCTACAGCATGCCATAACGAAAGAAACGTTTACAAAAGAAGTATTGAATACTTTTGCTAAACTTGATGATTATGATATTGTCTCAGCTATGAAGTCGTGGGTTAATTCAGAAGATTTTATCCTTAAAACACTTGCGCAAATGCTACTCGATAGAGACTTACTGAAAATAAAAATGAAAAAGAAACCGGTTTCTTCAGAAAAATTAAAAAAGAAAACGAATAAAGTAATGCTTCAGCATAATTTAACTGAAAAAGAAGCTGCTTATTTTGTGTTTACGGGTACTATTCAAAATCAGGCATACCGCATGGATAAAGACACGATTAACTTATTGACCAAAAATGGTAAAATTAAAGATGTGGCAAAAGCTAGTGACCAAGTAAACCTAAAAGCCCTTTCAGAAAAAGTAGTAAAATACTATCTATGCTATCCAAAAAGCGATAACTAA
- the porX gene encoding T9SS response regulator signal transducer PorX has product MSDIKVLWVDDEIDLLKPHIIFLEKKNYKVTTAQSGTEALEEIKKENFDIVFLDENMPGLTGLETLSEIKEHQASLPVVMITKSEEEYIMEEAIGSKIADYLIKPVNPHQILLSLKKNLDHSRLVSEKTTSSYQQEFRKIAMDMSMINSWEGWVDLYQKLVYWELELEDIEDTGMFEILESQKTEANTQFCKFIDKNYPEWFKDQEEAPVMSHTLFRDKVMPQLEDKKPTLLVVVDNLRYDQWKAFEPFIANAYKKTSEEMFCSILPTATQYARNAIFSGLMPSEMEKLHPDFWLNDTDEGGKNMYEDKFLEAQLKRFGLDLNWSYHKISSLKQGKRLAENFKSHKDEDLTVLVYNFVDILSHSKTEMEVIKELASTDKSYRSLTQSWFKNSPLMDIIQQASQLGFKLIITTDHGTINVKNPSKVIGDKNTSLNLRYKTGKSLTYQDKDVLAATNPKNINLPTINMSSSFIFAKGDLFFAYPNNYNHYVSYYRNTYQHGGVSLEEMVIPFSVLEPK; this is encoded by the coding sequence ATGAGCGACATAAAAGTACTATGGGTAGATGATGAAATAGATTTGTTAAAACCGCACATTATTTTCCTTGAGAAAAAAAACTATAAAGTTACTACAGCACAAAGTGGAACCGAAGCTTTAGAGGAAATTAAAAAGGAAAATTTTGACATTGTTTTTTTAGATGAAAATATGCCTGGCTTAACAGGCTTAGAAACCTTATCTGAAATTAAAGAACATCAAGCATCCCTTCCAGTGGTGATGATTACTAAAAGTGAAGAGGAGTATATTATGGAAGAGGCAATCGGCTCTAAAATTGCTGATTACCTTATAAAACCGGTAAATCCTCACCAAATTTTATTGAGCTTGAAGAAAAACTTGGATCATTCGAGATTGGTTTCAGAAAAAACCACGTCCAGTTATCAGCAGGAATTCCGGAAAATTGCTATGGATATGTCCATGATTAATTCTTGGGAAGGCTGGGTAGATTTGTATCAAAAATTGGTTTACTGGGAATTAGAGCTGGAAGATATTGAAGATACCGGGATGTTTGAAATTCTTGAATCTCAAAAAACAGAGGCCAATACGCAGTTTTGCAAGTTCATTGATAAAAATTATCCTGAATGGTTTAAAGACCAAGAAGAGGCACCTGTTATGTCTCATACTCTATTTAGAGATAAAGTAATGCCACAATTAGAGGATAAAAAACCTACGTTATTGGTGGTAGTTGATAACCTTAGGTATGACCAATGGAAAGCCTTCGAGCCCTTTATTGCCAATGCCTATAAAAAAACAAGCGAAGAGATGTTTTGCAGCATTCTTCCTACTGCTACACAATATGCTAGAAATGCCATTTTTTCTGGCTTAATGCCAAGTGAAATGGAGAAACTACATCCGGATTTTTGGTTAAACGATACCGATGAAGGTGGAAAGAATATGTATGAAGACAAATTTTTAGAAGCCCAGCTAAAACGGTTTGGTTTAGACCTGAATTGGAGCTACCATAAGATTTCGAGTTTAAAACAAGGAAAACGCCTTGCCGAAAACTTTAAAAGTCATAAAGACGAAGATCTAACCGTATTGGTCTATAATTTTGTAGATATACTTTCCCACTCTAAAACTGAAATGGAAGTTATAAAAGAATTAGCTTCAACAGATAAATCGTACCGATCTTTAACGCAAAGCTGGTTTAAAAACTCTCCGTTGATGGATATTATTCAACAAGCATCTCAACTAGGCTTTAAGTTGATTATTACCACCGACCACGGAACCATTAACGTGAAAAACCCTTCAAAAGTTATTGGTGATAAAAACACTAGTTTAAATTTACGTTATAAAACGGGTAAAAGCTTAACCTATCAAGACAAAGATGTTTTGGCAGCCACTAACCCTAAGAACATCAATCTTCCTACTATAAATATGAGTAGTTCGTTTATTTTTGCAAAAGGAGACTTGTTTTTTGCCTATCCCAATAACTACAACCACTATGTTAGTTATTATCGCAACACCTATCAACATGGTGGTGTTTCTTTAGAAGAAATGGTGATTCCTTTTTCAGTGTTAGAGCCTAAGTAA
- the tsaE gene encoding tRNA (adenosine(37)-N6)-threonylcarbamoyltransferase complex ATPase subunit type 1 TsaE — protein sequence MEITYTLDSLQQLADTILSQAQNKHLLFYGDMGVGKTTVITALAKQLGVTDNISSPTFSLVNEYESNDGAIYHFDFYRIEDETEALDMGIEEYFYSDNWVFIEWPDKIKTLLPTDSTNLILEKNKNGSRTLTMTPVK from the coding sequence ATGGAAATAACCTACACATTAGATAGTTTACAGCAACTAGCTGATACCATACTATCACAAGCCCAGAACAAACATTTGTTGTTCTATGGTGACATGGGTGTAGGTAAAACAACCGTTATCACAGCTTTAGCAAAACAATTAGGTGTTACTGACAACATCTCAAGTCCCACTTTTTCTTTAGTAAATGAGTACGAATCAAACGATGGGGCAATCTATCACTTTGATTTTTATAGAATAGAAGATGAAACTGAAGCTTTAGATATGGGGATTGAAGAATATTTTTATTCTGATAATTGGGTCTTTATTGAGTGGCCAGATAAAATAAAAACATTATTGCCAACAGATAGTACTAATTTAATATTAGAAAAAAACAAAAACGGAAGTAGAACTTTAACAATGACGCCAGTGAAATAA
- a CDS encoding alanine dehydrogenase, producing MTESKSPFTKAQLIPQEETLEVTRQKGALFIGIPKETYFQEKRICLTPDAVAAVVANGHKVLIESGAGKEAGFSDKDYSEAGAQLTKDTKKVFGCPFILKVEPPTLEELELINPKTVLISALQLKTRQKKYFDVLSKKKITALAFEFIKEQDHTYPAVKALSEIAGTASVLIASEIMVNAKKGNGLLFGNISGVPPVEVVVIGAGTVGQFAVRSAIGLGASVKVFDSSITKLRTLQTAIGQTFYTSTIQPKNLMKALRRCDVAIGAVRGKNRSPVIVSEAMVKKMKKGAVIIDVSIDMGGCFETSDMTSHDAPTQIKHNVVHYGVPNIPARYPKTASISISNIFTPYLLEIAECGGLEQAIRFDGGLKNGLYFYRGILTNKAVANWFDMSYSDINLLFF from the coding sequence ATGACAGAGTCTAAGTCCCCATTTACCAAAGCCCAATTAATACCTCAAGAGGAAACCCTTGAAGTTACCCGCCAAAAGGGAGCCTTGTTTATAGGTATTCCCAAAGAAACCTATTTTCAGGAAAAACGTATCTGTTTAACTCCCGATGCCGTTGCTGCTGTTGTGGCCAATGGTCATAAAGTGTTAATTGAAAGTGGCGCCGGAAAAGAAGCTGGTTTTTCCGATAAAGACTATAGTGAAGCCGGAGCACAACTTACCAAGGACACAAAAAAAGTATTTGGCTGTCCATTTATATTAAAAGTAGAACCCCCTACCCTCGAAGAATTGGAACTCATCAATCCAAAAACAGTATTGATTTCTGCGCTTCAGCTTAAAACAAGACAGAAAAAGTATTTTGATGTGTTGTCCAAGAAAAAAATAACAGCTCTTGCTTTTGAATTTATTAAAGAGCAGGACCATACCTATCCAGCTGTAAAAGCTTTAAGTGAAATTGCCGGAACAGCTTCTGTATTGATTGCTTCAGAAATAATGGTGAATGCTAAAAAAGGAAACGGTTTGTTATTCGGAAACATTAGCGGAGTACCACCTGTGGAAGTTGTCGTTATTGGTGCTGGAACCGTTGGTCAGTTTGCTGTACGCTCTGCCATTGGGCTAGGTGCTAGCGTAAAAGTATTTGATAGTTCTATTACCAAATTACGCACGTTGCAGACTGCTATTGGGCAAACGTTCTACACCTCGACCATACAACCCAAAAATTTAATGAAAGCTTTACGCCGTTGCGATGTAGCTATTGGGGCGGTTCGAGGAAAAAATAGATCGCCAGTTATTGTAAGTGAAGCGATGGTGAAAAAAATGAAAAAAGGAGCGGTCATTATTGATGTGAGTATCGATATGGGCGGTTGCTTTGAAACTTCCGATATGACTAGCCACGATGCTCCTACTCAAATTAAACACAATGTGGTTCATTATGGCGTGCCTAATATTCCGGCACGATACCCAAAAACAGCCTCAATATCAATTAGTAATATTTTTACACCTTATTTATTGGAAATTGCTGAATGTGGCGGTCTAGAACAAGCGATCCGTTTTGATGGTGGATTAAAAAATGGTTTGTATTTTTACCGCGGCATTTTAACCAATAAAGCGGTTGCAAATTGGTTTGATATGTCCTACAGCGATATTAACTTGCTGTTCTTTTAA
- a CDS encoding DUF4258 domain-containing protein produces the protein MKLIHRIAYYLGGFGIGLIILFFFLSGKKTSCDYSPNARTLKDIRNKERAFSEETIQFLKQEKLDTATISRMLINGDVLFSESNTDLDSCKIYKIEADVLDKNLKITVENCEEKATVQKMEAVFE, from the coding sequence ATGAAATTAATTCACAGAATTGCCTATTACTTAGGGGGCTTTGGCATTGGCCTGATTATACTTTTCTTTTTTTTAAGCGGAAAAAAAACCTCTTGTGACTATAGTCCTAATGCTCGTACATTAAAAGATATAAGAAACAAAGAGCGCGCTTTTTCTGAAGAGACAATTCAGTTTTTAAAGCAAGAAAAGTTAGATACCGCAACAATTTCAAGAATGCTTATTAATGGCGATGTATTGTTTTCAGAAAGTAACACAGATTTAGATTCTTGTAAAATTTATAAAATTGAAGCTGATGTTTTAGATAAAAACTTAAAAATAACCGTTGAAAACTGTGAAGAAAAAGCAACCGTTCAAAAAATGGAAGCGGTTTTTGAATAG
- a CDS encoding bile acid:sodium symporter family protein, giving the protein MDVAELISKVFLPLSLAIIMLGMGMTLIPANFTRIIKYPKAILIGLTNQLIFLPIIGFSLAIAFNLNPVMAVGLMILASCPGGPTSNLITQVCRGNIALSVTLTAIASMVSILTIPFILSYALEYFGTNTDVIIKLPIIDTILQIMVITVIPISIGMLIRNYNINFAKRKEKPMRIASTVIFIIVFIAVLAANADKLVDGMKAAGIVTLVLNIATMGLGYFTARLFNLNLKSTISITIESGIQNGTLALVIATSILNNVEMGIPIGAYAIWMFLTGGILMWQFGKRSEINSK; this is encoded by the coding sequence ATGGATGTCGCCGAACTAATAAGTAAAGTGTTTTTACCCTTATCTCTTGCTATTATAATGTTAGGCATGGGGATGACTTTAATTCCTGCTAATTTTACAAGAATTATAAAGTATCCTAAAGCAATTTTAATTGGTTTAACTAACCAACTTATATTTTTGCCTATTATTGGATTTTCACTCGCTATAGCTTTTAATCTAAATCCCGTAATGGCAGTCGGATTAATGATTTTAGCTAGCTGTCCTGGCGGTCCAACTAGTAATTTGATAACACAAGTATGTAGGGGGAATATTGCATTATCGGTTACTTTAACTGCTATTGCTAGTATGGTAAGTATCTTAACAATACCGTTTATACTATCTTATGCATTAGAGTACTTTGGTACTAATACAGATGTCATAATTAAGTTACCGATAATTGATACGATACTACAAATAATGGTAATTACGGTAATCCCTATTTCGATAGGAATGCTCATTCGCAACTACAACATCAATTTTGCAAAACGAAAGGAAAAACCAATGCGTATTGCCTCAACAGTAATCTTCATAATAGTATTTATTGCAGTATTAGCTGCCAATGCTGATAAACTAGTAGATGGAATGAAAGCAGCTGGAATTGTTACTTTAGTGCTCAATATTGCGACTATGGGGTTAGGGTATTTTACAGCTAGATTATTTAATTTAAATTTAAAAAGCACTATTTCAATTACTATAGAGAGCGGCATACAAAATGGAACTTTAGCACTTGTAATTGCAACTTCTATATTAAATAATGTAGAAATGGGTATTCCAATAGGAGCTTATGCCATATGGATGTTTTTAACTGGAGGAATTTTAATGTGGCAATTTGGAAAAAGATCTGAAATAAATTCTAAATAG
- a CDS encoding proline dehydrogenase family protein, which produces METNLLFNNTEIAFKLKSDAEVERAYFLFKMIANEPLVRIGTAVTKFALNINLPVEGLIRSTVFDHFCGGVSEEDCMNTVDALFKANVYSVLDYSVEGQEDEAQFDKTMNKIVELTSFAQNKEAMPFSVFKPTGLGRFEIWRKKTENETLTKEEEAEWDRIVKRYETVCKAADECGVSLLVDAEESWMQDAADELCEQMMEKYNTKRVVIFNTLQCYRWDREEYLHKLHKKSKEKGFRLGFKVVRGAYMEKENERAEEKQYPTPICESKQATDDNFNQVTRYILDNLEDITLYIGTHNEVSCYLAMEIMKTKELEKNDERVWFGQLYGMSDNISYNLASEGFNVSKYMPFGPVKEVMPYLIRRAEENTSVAGQTSRELILLKNERKRRGIF; this is translated from the coding sequence ATGGAAACGAATTTACTTTTCAATAATACGGAAATCGCGTTCAAGCTAAAGTCTGATGCTGAAGTGGAGCGCGCATACTTCTTGTTTAAGATGATTGCAAACGAACCTCTAGTGCGAATAGGTACAGCAGTTACCAAATTTGCCTTGAATATTAATCTTCCTGTTGAGGGTTTGATTCGTTCTACTGTATTTGATCATTTTTGCGGTGGTGTAAGTGAAGAAGACTGTATGAATACAGTTGATGCTTTATTCAAAGCAAATGTGTATTCAGTATTAGATTATTCGGTAGAAGGACAAGAAGATGAAGCACAGTTTGATAAAACAATGAATAAGATTGTTGAACTTACTAGTTTTGCCCAAAACAAAGAAGCGATGCCTTTTTCTGTATTTAAGCCAACTGGATTAGGTCGTTTTGAAATTTGGCGTAAAAAAACTGAAAACGAAACGCTTACGAAAGAAGAAGAAGCCGAGTGGGACCGAATTGTAAAGCGCTATGAAACTGTTTGTAAGGCGGCTGATGAATGTGGTGTTTCTCTTTTAGTTGATGCTGAAGAATCTTGGATGCAAGATGCTGCAGATGAACTGTGCGAGCAAATGATGGAAAAGTACAATACAAAACGGGTTGTAATCTTTAACACCCTGCAGTGCTATCGGTGGGATAGAGAAGAGTATTTACATAAGCTTCATAAAAAATCAAAAGAAAAAGGTTTTAGGTTAGGCTTTAAAGTAGTTCGTGGGGCATACATGGAGAAAGAAAACGAGCGGGCTGAAGAAAAACAATACCCAACACCTATTTGTGAAAGTAAACAAGCTACTGATGATAATTTTAATCAAGTAACTCGATATATACTAGATAACTTAGAAGATATTACGCTGTATATAGGTACCCACAACGAAGTGAGCTGTTATTTGGCCATGGAAATCATGAAAACAAAAGAGCTAGAAAAAAATGATGAACGTGTATGGTTTGGGCAATTATACGGTATGAGTGATAATATAAGCTACAACTTAGCAAGTGAGGGATTTAATGTTTCCAAATACATGCCTTTTGGTCCGGTTAAAGAGGTCATGCCTTATTTAATACGCCGCGCCGAAGAAAACACTTCGGTAGCTGGGCAAACGAGTAGAGAACTTATTCTACTGAAAAACGAACGTAAACGACGCGGAATTTTTTAA